One Mangifera indica cultivar Alphonso chromosome 4, CATAS_Mindica_2.1, whole genome shotgun sequence genomic region harbors:
- the LOC123215152 gene encoding monoacylglycerol lipase ABHD6-like, translating into MLKCFSFTASLDWFYRVMFSNASLRSVTIDLGDGTVMHCWIPKNVIQTKPNLLLVHGFGANAMWQYGEHLRQFTARFNVYVPDLVFFGESYTTRPDRTEAFQARCLMRLMETLNVRKMSLVGVSYGGFVGYSMAVQFPEAMEKLVLCCTGVCLEEKDLERGLFRVSDLDEAASIVYPQTPERLKELIQLSFVKPARGVPSCFLSDFIDVMCTDYVEEKRELIQAIIKERKSFNLPKINRPTLIIWGEQDQIFPLELGHRLKRHIGESAQLVTIQNAGHAVNLEKPKEFVRHLKSFLTDSSQIPCSETSLLHGGQ; encoded by the exons ATGTTAAAATGCTTCAGCTTCACCGCATCCCTGGATTGGTTCTACCGTGTCATGTTTTCAAACGCTAGCCTTCGCTCGGTAACCATAGACCTTGGCGATGGCACTGTCATGCACTGCTGGATTCCCAAAAACGTCATCCAAACTAAGCCTAATCTTCTTCTCGTCCACGGTTTTGGAGCCAATGCAATGTGGCAATATGGGGAACATCTCCGCCAATTTACCGCCCGGTTCAATGTGTATGTCCCAGATCTTGTGTTCTTCGGTGAATCATACACAACTAGACCAGACCGGACAGAGGCCTTCCAGGCTCGTTGTCTGATGAGGCTGATGGAGACGCTGAATGTGCGTAAAATGAGCCTGGTGGGAGTTAGCTATGGTGGGTTTGTGGGGTATAGTATGGCTGTGCAGTTTCCAGAGGCCATGGAGAAGTTGGTGCTGTGTTGTACTGGTGTTTGTCTGGAGGAGAAAGATTTGGAGAGAGGCCTGTTCAGGGTTTCAGATTTGGACGAGGCCGCCAGCATTGTGTATCCACAAACGCCGGAGAGATTGAAGGAATTGATACAATTGTCATTTGTGAAGCCTGCCAGAGGAGTGCCATCTTGTTTCCTCTCTGATTTTATTGAT gtGATGTGTACAGATTATgttgaagagaagagagaattgaTACAAGCCATAATCAAAGAACGAAAGTCTTTTAATCTTCCTAAGATCAACAGG CCGACATTAATAATATGGGGAGAGCAGGATCAAATATTCCCTTTGGAGCTAGGGCATAGATTGAAAAG GCATATTGGAGAAAGTGCTCAGTTAGTAACAATTCAAAACGCAGGCCATGCTGTTAATCTAGAAAAGCCGAAGGAATTTGTAAGGCACTTGAAGTCCTTCCTAACTGATTCATCACAAATACCTTGCTCAGAGACATCTCTCCTTCATGGTGGCCAGTAG